Genomic window (Drosophila albomicans strain 15112-1751.03 chromosome X, ASM965048v2, whole genome shotgun sequence):
AGTTTActaacatttcaaattgaagactgtaaatatgcaaaaaataacATCTAGGGATCGCAAAAGTCATAGGATTCAACTTTATTCTTGAATCAATTTGTTGAtctactttttatttattttttttttactttggaGTTGTTTTgtacaattaaatttgtaaaaatttgtCATATCATAGCAAAAGATTTTGCTGATCGATTTTTTTGTTCGCTATTCAAACTTAAGAATTTCCTATCGATAGTCAGTGtggtattttattgatttcttctgggaaaatgtgaaaaataataCTCGCCATTTTatttgagttgagtttataatatttgtaattgtttgtGTATTGTCCCTGAGCTGAGAACTAATCTTTGATTTGCTCTTGtcatacaaaaacaaatcgaaacaACTCAAAAATCACAACACATCTCGATAATGATTAAACGATAATCGATAACTGATTACTGATAAatgaaaccgaaactgaacCGAACCGATCCAATTCGATCCTGAGCAGCCCACAAAACCGCATGCAAAGACAGCGCCACGCCGACATGTAAGTTCCACTTTTCCAGCCTTCAGCTCCTCCTGCTCCGACTCCAGTTCCTATTTAGTTATAGAATACCTGAGAAGATAGCAGCCCAACACatgaaaatatgtttcttaACTGTCTGTGTACTATATTTAGCAAGGTCATTAAATGCATTCTTTTCTTACCTCCCCTTTAGGTGGCCAACTGGCGCATGGAACGTCTTGAGGTTGACTCCAAGTCCAACTCAGATGAGGAGTTCTTCGATTGTCTGGGTAAGTGTTGCCAACTAGTTTTTGAAATAACTTTGAAATAATGGAAATTCCCTTCGTACAGACACAAATGAGACAAATTCCCTGGCCAAATGGAGTTCACTGGAGCTGCTCGGCGAGGGCGACGACAGTCCGCCGCCGCATGGTGGCAGCTCGAGCGGCAGCGGTGGAGGCGGCGGTGCCAGTGGACGGCATAAGCAAGACGATAGCATATTCAATCAGGACTTTCTAATGCGTGTCGCATCGGAGCGCGGCAATAAGCGACAGCTGCGCTCCTCGGCGAGCATCGATCGCAGTCACGACTCATCGCCCCCAGGATCGCCGAGCACACCCTCTTGCCCCACCACCATACTGGTGATGGTGGTGCATGCCGGCAGCGTGCTGGATGCGGCCAGTGAATTGACCGCCAAGAAATCGGATGTGACCACATTCCGTGGCTCTTTCGAGGCCGTTATGCGTCAGCATTATCCCAACCTGTTGACGCATATGACGATCAAAATGGTGCCGTGTCCATCGATATGCACCGATGCCCTTGGCATCCTCTCCAGCCTCAGTCCGTACTCGTTCGATGCCTCACCATCGGCCGCCGATATACCCAACATAGCGGATGTGCCCATCGGTGCGATTCCGTTGCTCGCTGTGGCATCGCCTGAATTCCAGGAGACGGTTAATAAAACGGTGGCCGCTGCCAATATTGTGTATCATGAGTTCCTCAAATCGGAGGAGGGTCACGGCTTCTCCGGCCAAATTGTCATGCTGGGCGATTCGATGGGTTCGCTGCTCGCCTACGAGGCGCTTTGTCGTGGCAATGGCAGCGCCACTCAGCCGAATACATCGTCCAACCAATCACAGACACCAGCGACGGGTGCGGGTGTCGATGGAAGTTGCCGCATGTCACGCATGGACGATGATGAGCGTTTTATTGATTCCGATTTGGATGCCAAACGTTTGTTGGTCGCCCCATCGCCGCGACGTCGTCGCTCCAGTTCGTCGAGTGATTCGCGTGCCACGAAATTGGATTTCGAAGTCAGTGATTTCTTTATGTTTGGCTCACCGTTGTCGGTGGTGTTGGCCGCACGTAAATTGCACGATGCCAAGGCGGCGCTGGCACGTCCCAATTGCCATCAGGTGTACAATCTGTTCCATCCAACCGATCCAATTGCCTCGCGTCTCGAGCCGTTGCTCAGTGCTCGCTTCTCCATATTGTCGCCGGTGAATGTGCCGCGCTATGCCAAATATCCGTTGGGCAATGGACAGCCCCTGCATTTATGTGAGTAGCACAGCATAGCATCGATTAAAAGAGGCAACAACtatttcactctctctctatctctgtctctttcaTTGTGATGTAGTGGAGGTCATACAATCGCATCCGCAGCATTTCAATGATGGCAATAATCTGTTGGCTGGCAGACGTCTATCCGATGCCTCCATGCAGAGTACCATCTCTGGTCTCATCGAGAATGTCTCGCTCAGCACGATACACTCATGTAAGTATCATATCTTGCTTAGTGGCAACACTCTAAATACTGAAATTCACTTAGtggcaaattaatatttgcattacttttaacaaaataaagtaaaaatgaaaatgaaggcaaaagaaaaagtatttGCATATAATGGCATTAGTTGTGGCCCTTAAGTGAGATACGAGTGTACCGTTTATTCAAATACatctttaatatttgcattacttttaacaaaataaactataaatgaaaacgaagggaaaagaaaaagtatttGCAAATAATGACATTAGTTGTGGCCCTTAAGTGAGATATCAGTATACCGTTTATTCACATACATCTTAATCGCTTGCAGTACAAAACAAATGGTGGGGCACCAAGCGCTTGGACTATGCGCTCTACTGTCCGGAGGGTTTGAGCAACTTCCCTGCACACGCATTGCCGCATTTGTTCCATGCCAGCTACTGGGAGAGTCCCGATGTGATTGCCTTTATATTGCGACAAATTGGCAAATTCGAGGGCATACCGTTTGTGGGCTCCAACGATGACAAGGACAACGCCTCGTTTCATCCGGGGCAACCGCGCGAAAAGTGGATCAAGAAGCGCACGTCGGTTAAGCTGAAGAATGTGGCAGCGAATCATCGGGCCAACGATGTGATTGTGCAGGAGGGACGTGAACAGCGTTTGAATGCGCGTTTCATGTACGGCCCGTTGGATATGATAACGTTGCATGGGGAGCGGGTGGATGTGCATATTATGAAGGATCCGCCGGCGGGTGAATGGACATTCCTAACCACCGAAATGACCGACAAGAATGGACGCATCTCGTACAGTATACCCGATCAATTGTCACTTGGTTATGGCATCTATCCGGTCAAGATGGTGGTGCGTGGCGATCACACCTCTGTCGATTGTTATATGGCCGTGGTGCCGCCAATGACGGAATGTGTTGTATTCAGCATCGATGGTTCCTTCACCGCATCCATGTCGGTGACCGGACGTGATCCGAAAGTCCGTGCCGGTGCCGTCGACGTCTGTCGGCATTGGCAAGAGTTGGGCTATTTGCTCATCTATATCACGGGTCGACCCGATATGCAGCAACAGCGTGTCGTCTCGTGGCTGAGTCAGCATAACTTTCCACACGGTCTTATCTCGTTCGCCGATGGTTTATCCACCGATCCGTTGGGTCACAAGACCGCCTATCTCAATAATCTCGTGCAAAATCATGGAATCTCAATTACCGCCGCCTATGGCAGTAGCAAGGATATTAGTGTGTACACCAATGTGGGCATGCGACACGAACAAATCTTTATTGTTGGCAAGGTgagtacacaaaaaaaaaaacaacgtagttaaaattttaaaaaagaatatggGTATAGGTAAATGTAAAGTGTCGGGACCGCagtgtaaaaatataccaaattaatatactgacaTATGCCGAgaagtatatttggtatatcgataacctaccacattcaaaaaatatactacactCTTTCAAAAACATTAGAAGAGTGcgatattattttggtatatttatactctactacattcgaaatatactatagagcataaaatatatagactataattttttttgtcgtgtgattcaaaagcagaaaaaacattcatttttatttttatgtagataacatttcaaaattgaaaataaatatggatttttagaattaaaatCTACTTTAAATATCTCAATAGAAGATTGCGATATGttgtttttaaagtaaacaaaattaacaattttactgaaatataccaacacatttatttggtatattgcaaAGTATACTATAGATCATAaactatatcaaaataatcttttattttcatttttgagtaaataaaattgaaaaaattaaaatttaagttgatgtttataatttaagtCTACTTCAAATACCTTAATCAAATCATAAGTATGTTACTTATATTTACGAATGTTATCTATCATCTTCACAATTCTTATTTCgtaacatttatttactttttgcattaccttatttgcaatatttattaaatgttgttttcttttcattcacAGGTCAGCAAGAAATTGCAATCGAATGCAACAGTGCTGACCGAGGGCTATGCCGCTCATTTGGCCGGTCTCCAGGCAGTTGGTGGCTCTCGGCCGGCAAAGGGCAATGCACGCATGGTCATACCTCGAGGTTGCTTCAATCTGCCCGGACAATCCGCGAATCCGAGACGCAGAAGGTAGGTGAcccaaaaaagacaaaaaagaacaacaaaatcgaAGGCACAACGAAGGCGATAGCTTAAGCTAGTGCTGGAGATGGACAAGAGTTCATCTTTGTCTCactctgactctctctctatctcacaCACTgtatattgtacatatgtatgtgtatgtgtatgtatatgcattaGTGTTAATAGGTAAATGATGTAAAAACCGTGTATTGCAATGTTATACAATTATTCTAAGTTCTCTGGTGTTTTATGCCTCTTAAGttttaagtttctttttttttgtgtattttaatttgaatttgatttgatcATCTtattctaatatttatttgattctaTATATGTTTGTCGGttgaatttattgtattgtatttgtcTTGCTGATGTCGCATGCCCTCCTCGCCCTCGCTCCCATGTGTCGTGCATAACCCGAAAAACATCCCACTTAATTGCCATCCTAATACATAATTAATCCATGTCCGAACATATTTGTAATTAGCTCATTGAGCTCAAATactttctctgtctgtctcttttgGCATTACCTAATCATGCAATGCATCCGTATTTCCTTACAAACTTCACCATCCCCACCATCCCCCAAAAACACCATCCCGATGGCCGATTTCCGATCAGCAGTAGTGCCTTTGAGGTGCCTCTGCCCGTCACACCAATCAACGGCAGCCTGGGACAACTGAACGAGTGCAATGAGATTGAGATTAACCATGAGGATGCCTAGGATTCCTACAACTGTGAATGGCTGAATCTTCCCCCCGTCCGTAATTCCCCCAACTCCACCAAATCAGCAGACATcaacatcttttttttttcttgtttgccTAGTCGACCAAATGAGTTACTGTTTTGTAGTACtacttatttaaatgtatcCCAAATTATTGGTTTATTGATTTTAGATCTTAAGTTTTGTGAACAATTTCCTAAGTAATAATGCCGTATTAtcgtattatatatatatacactatactatatatttgtatgtatccTAAGTTATAGTTAcgaaaatgtaatttgttaGTGCTTTTATAGTTTGTATTGCAAattcatgtattattatttacgattgatattattgatattgtaAAAAATCCCAACGAACAACTAAAACAGGAAAAGATCAAATCtagccaaaaagcaacaaacacacgTTATACGACGAGTAttaaacatacatactatatacatatatacgcaTATACCCGATGtagtaaatacatatgtatataactatatgttatatacatatcaatataataaaacgCTTTAACTAGTCGTACTATGAAACTAGAGTGatcatatgtatttattagagacaaaacaacaacaacaacaaaaaaaacatactgTCATACTATATGATTTATAATGTTACGATTTCGAATTGTATCTTTTCATTGTTTGATCTTTGATTTTGATAACGACGCTTAAACCGCTTACCGCCCACACGTCACGCCTACTTTCCCGTACCGTGTTGATGCGATCCatattcaatcaatcaaccGAATACACACTCACCTACACGCACTCAATCACGCTCAATCACGCATCAATCGACAAAACAATCTAtccaacaaaatcaaataaaaaggCTGCATGAACAAGCAACGAATGAAGTTTAAAACGTTTACCAACACTGTAGTTGTTATGCAAGAGCGTAAATTCCATtagacatcaacaacaacaacaactactactactactataaatatacaacgaacacgacaaaaacaaaaacaaaacaaaaaaagagagagagagatcgcAAATTGGTGTTTTTAGTGTTCAAAAGTTATTGATATTCATTTCAGTTGGATTAAGTTGAATTGATTTTGCTGGTGTTATGTTTAAGTGCAATTTTAGCTGAGCATTTATCGATATCAGCAAGTTATCGAGATTTGCTTTTTTACTTTCAGTTTGATTTGTTCGTTATGTTTAGTTTTATGCAATTTAGCTGAGCATTTTCTTGATTCGGTgttgtgcaaaataaaaaaaacaaaaacaaaaaaaaccaaaaaaaaaaaaaaaaacggcatTTGATTGGAGCAAAATGCGCCATCAACTGACATCTCAACCTTAACTCTGTCTCTTTTttcaaccaaaaacaaacgaaaaattttattctcttaaaaaaaaaaacattaaaacattgaaaaatctacaaaacaacaaatcaaaaaacacaaaacacactcacacattaaTACCACCATCAACTTGACATCGCAGCAATGAGACGGGCCTTTCATCGCCAATACGAAGTGGATACCTGAAGCGCAAAACCTACTTAAGCCATCACTAGAATCCCGATTTGGAGAGTGGCAATGATTTGTTTAGTTAAAGAAATCGAGCAACCATCGAGAAACTCCATAAATATCTCAAATAGTACACACATAGATCCACCATCTAACAAGTGCTTCGATCCTGTGTAGCTGAGACATGCAACAATACCAACAATAAATCATCTAATAATAATCTTAATCAGTTCGTGGATCCTCGATCAGCATTAGTTGCAGTTTAACACCACCAACCAACcaaacaaccaaccaaccaacagcagcaaaagcaacaaaacaaccgAACACATCTCAGCATCGATGCTCCCCATAAACTACATctgtgtatatacataaaaaatatatatatattatgcgCGATATATAGCAAAATTATATggtgtatataaaaataaacaaatgcaaagaaacaaaacaaaaaaaaaaactttaattcaattgtaCAACATATTAATAAAGTCAAATGTGTCACGCGGTGAGTAGAAAATGAGTTGCATTATTTTACGATGCTGTTCCAAGTTCCGTTTTCGCATTAATTCCGCTCGATtcagaatataataaatgctcATAACGTAAATGCAAAACgtttgaatatttgaaaatctGAAATCGTTTccgaatataataaatacctataaatgagaaacaaaatttcttaatataagtttattaaaacaaaaaattttaaaaacgcccaaaatttctttgcttttattttcatgaACCAAAGTTACGTTTAACTAGTATTTAGCCATAAGAGCTGAGAGTTATTTCTAAAACGGAACACGGAActaatttatatgaatttctGAATCACTGAatctacattttattaaatgaattatttattaaatgaactaaaaattatttcatctTTTTCTCAGGTACCTGGAAAGAAAGACTGTTTCCTCCTGTTGTTTGATGGTTTTCCAAACcacttaaagaaaaaaatacaaatcacaaaaaaaaaaacactaaaatctaaaaaaaaaaacttaaatggaaaatgaattcataatttaaaggcaaacaaaaaattaaaagcacaaacaaataatgtgctatatattgtataacaaaatcataaaaaaaagaaatctatACACATACTATTCAGTCTATGAAACcgtttaacatacatatacaaaacgAACAAAGTTCAGTAAAAAGAGGTTATTACTAAAGGTCAAAGAACAACTGTGGAGATAATAAGAAGTACCGTAAATGGAGATAAGATAATCGTTCTATTTTTGAAAGATCTCCAATGAAGAAACCACTTACACAATTATGGCTGGCACGaacgaataaataataatattgcgtCGGGCGACAAGGTAAAAAGCGTTGCAAAATCAAATAGCAAATTCAATGCATTTcttgaacaaaaacaaaaaacaaaaaaatataataataattatactaattacaaaaataataatactatttaaatgaaattgctttCGCAAGCGAATTAAATGggacaattttgaatttcgcATTCAATAATTGGATTTTTGGAGCCccacaaatataataaaaatgaaagttaattgaaaataaaaaaaactctaCTTATATGTGtctcgtatgtgtgtgtaaagttATAAACTTATTCcaagtgaaaaataaaacaatctgATTCTAATTCTAGTCCTAAGGGAATCCCCGTAAGAAATCTCTATAATTGTGATAGTCTTTCGCTACTAagaatgcaaaaaacaaaaagttattgaaatctatgcaaaacaaaattgttgtatgTTATGGCagacaaaattgttttttttttatgtaaagcgaaacatatttacatactttATAAAAAGAGTAGAAGAAAAACACCcgaaaaataagaagaaaaaaactgaaaaatgtttgtaacTATGTTTTGAATGTAACATACTCGTACTATATTCAGTTCGATTCGTTCGAGTTCTGTAGATGTTAGAGTTATACagttacaaaaaatatgttactGATAtctgtatatggtatatgtacCATATGTGAACTATCTATCCATAAACCGGAAATGAAACTGCGCTCATTTGTGATAAACAATAATTGAGTACATTTGTAGTATGTAGAGAAATGCAAATCTcgataaataaaacaacaaacaaaaaaaaagaaagaaaataaaaacagaaaataatcaacaaaatcCTAAACTCAATGCGACCTGATAATGAACAAGAAATCcctattatatatacatatttactgTTATATATATTCACAGACACATCTATACGCCTAACTAAAATTATGAACAGGCTGTCCACACAAGAGTTAACTGAtcttaaaatgcatatttattagaACTAGAACTCGAAACTCACATGCTATTTGATAGTGCACGACTAGAAGATACCCTGTACCGTTATCTTTCTAATCTTCAAACTCTATATAAAAAACGCTTCTGGAAACATTGTTTCACTAAAAGATACCCGGTACCAATGACGAAATATGCgatattatttaaagtattcaaaacatataccaaatcatttttttattttgaataaaaataaatcttataGTTCTTGATTAGCACATTAATAAGAGCTAAgaaagattttgttttttttttctcttttatattttactttaaaacaGAAGAGGTTAATATAGTAATCATCCAGAGCTATAAGAATAACCtttaattattgttgaaattgttttagtgTATGTTTTTTTCGCTATATATAGAACGAAGAATGGGAATATAATCAAAGTGAAAAAACATAGGCTTCAacctttttgtttatttttataattgctGATTaggttaataaaaaaaaaacagtcacATTAGTatgttattaatatacattatttgattcagaaatgttttttttttatagaatttttatcatttttctcGGAATATGACGTAAGCAACCTTTTTGCTCATAATTTTTATCTTGGATTACTTTCAATAGCAATAGTTTTTTATGAATTGTTTGGTTGTATATTTTACTCGTTGATATTggaataattgaaatataatgttaagaaaattgtttgatttgattgagaTTGCGACATTTCTAAATTTGGTACCGGgtagaaaatgcaaattgaaaccTTTACTTGCATTGACACAACTCTATTTGACCCATTAAATGGGTACAGGGTATTATCAACGCAAAACGGTACAAATTggataaaaaaagaagaaaattatgTATCACATTTGCTGAGATACATCGATAtgcatacgtacatatatatttcctaaaatgcaaattgaagagtttattatatataactatatacatacagacgaatatataaataaatacatatatatacatatatgtatatgttgcGGAAAAGTTGAAAGGATATTgagaacaaaaaagaaaagaataaagaaaacgTTAATTGATTCAGTCTATTTTTActtcgaaaacaaaaaatggaaacaaataaacatacataaGTTAAGTTGTAGCTTCGATCTCTTcgactatatcaatataattcCTTGCCTTGTCTTTAGTTtcaacaacttcaacttctgcactctctctctctctattttttgTATCACTCATCTTAACGCTCTAAACAAGATACGCTTCAAATCCAATTCAATTCGAACTGTATAGATCCAAAAAGATTAATTTACAGTAAAGTGTAATTcatattgtaattgaattgtaaCGATATTTTAACCCACCATTTAGCTGATAAGCCTCCCCAGCTGAGAATGTTTAACGCGTTTGTAAATCGTAAATGTGAAAAACCCATTCCAAAACAATGACGAAGGAAGCAATGACATCTGATAAACaagagacgagacgagacgagacgaggtGTTTAACTCatatgaaataatacaaattgtgtGCAACAGTTGttaaatatacacataaagtacatatttaatatggaTCTACACTGCGTTTCAAAAGTATACGGAACTTCAGAATTTGCCACCTTTCAGCAGTCTAACAGTCGGTCGTCAAAGTATTCTAAACTATAGATTAAAGATAAAAATGTGTTCGAttttaacgttttttttttagtttttcacaattttagtCTTTAAACATTCTTTCGACTGcgaacttttattttttgtgttatttttaagtaGTACATTATTTAGAATCTCtttatacaaacatatattaatatgttgaaattgctttaaaaaaaaaaaaaataattataaaggGTATTTATTATCTTATCATTATTGTTTAAGAAAAATTGCCGCTCTAGATAACTTTTACTTCCGGCTGTCAGctattaaagttgaaattcTTGAATATcgtaaaattttgaaaaacagTGAATCTTTAATAAGTGCAAAAgtccaacaacaaaatacgtTAGAGattccaaaacaaaaacgatgAAAAAGAGAACAGCAAATTATCAAATCTGTATTTATTGATAGGAAattctacaaaataaaaataaagatatatgtatatatgataaGAATTGTGGAGCAATCCAGATGCAATCTATTTacaataccacaaaaaaaaaacacaaaatctAAATCT
Coding sequences:
- the LOC117577924 gene encoding protein retinal degeneration B isoform X2 encodes the protein MLIKEYRIPLPLTVEEYRIAQLYMIAKKSREESHGEGSGVEIIINEPYKDGPGGNGQYTKKIYHVGSHLPGWIKSLLPKSALTVEEEAWNAYPYTRTRYTCPFVEKFSLDIETYYHPDNGYQDNVFQLSGSDLRNRVVDVIDIVKDQLWGGDYVKEEDPKHFVSDKTGRGPLGDDWLEEYWREVKGKKQPTPRNMSLMTAYKICRVEFRYWGMQTKLEKFIHDVALRKTMLRAHRQAWAWQDEWHGLTIEDIRELELQTQLALAKKMGSGEECSDESTSEPYVSSATVAPQLGERKKSAPAVPPIVTQQPPSAEASSDEDDDDDDEEDENDGVGTGVELGAQSSSNQRSRSQSIQLANKAKFGSKGALHSPVGSAHSFDLQVANWRMERLEVDSKSNSDEEFFDCLDTNETNSLAKWSSLELLGEGDDSPPPHGGSSSGSGGGGGASGRHKQDDSIFNQDFLMRVASERGNKRQLRSSASIDRSHDSSPPGSPSTPSCPTTILVMVVHAGSVLDAASELTAKKSDVTTFRGSFEAVMRQHYPNLLTHMTIKMVPCPSICTDALGILSSLSPYSFDASPSAADIPNIADVPIGAIPLLAVASPEFQETVNKTVAAANIVYHEFLKSEEGHGFSGQIVMLGDSMGSLLAYEALCRGNGSATQPNTSSNQSQTPATGAGVDGSCRMSRMDDDERFIDSDLDAKRLLVAPSPRRRRSSSSSDSRATKLDFEVSDFFMFGSPLSVVLAARKLHDAKAALARPNCHQVYNLFHPTDPIASRLEPLLSARFSILSPVNVPRYAKYPLGNGQPLHLLEVIQSHPQHFNDGNNLLAGRRLSDASMQSTISGLIENVSLSTIHSLQNKWWGTKRLDYALYCPEGLSNFPAHALPHLFHASYWESPDVIAFILRQIGKFEGIPFVGSNDDKDNASFHPGQPREKWIKKRTSVKLKNVAANHRANDVIVQEGREQRLNARFMYGPLDMITLHGERVDVHIMKDPPAGEWTFLTTEMTDKNGRISYSIPDQLSLGYGIYPVKMVVRGDHTSVDCYMAVVPPMTECVVFSIDGSFTASMSVTGRDPKVRAGAVDVCRHWQELGYLLIYITGRPDMQQQRVVSWLSQHNFPHGLISFADGLSTDPLGHKTAYLNNLVQNHGISITAAYGSSKDISVYTNVGMRHEQIFIVGKVSKKLQSNATVLTEGYAAHLAGLQAVGGSRPAKGNARMVIPRGCFNLPGQSANPRRRSSAFEVPLPVTPINGSLGQLNECNEIEINHEDA